From Raphanus sativus cultivar WK10039 unplaced genomic scaffold, ASM80110v3 Scaffold2637, whole genome shotgun sequence:
GTTTTGGAGCATTTTTAAGTAAAAGTACGAGTGCTTCCAACCAGTCTGATCTATGTGGACATATTCTTAACTTCATAAGTCGAGAGAACTTGACGGTGCTAAAGGGCAAAACCTACAACGAAACAAACGAGAACATATACAGTTAATTATATGTGACAATGTAACCAAAACTAACAGGTTTGTTACACAGATAAAGagatgatgacaaaaaaaaaaagttacacaGATAAAGAGATAGAGAGCTACCACTTGATCAGGCATATACAACACAAGAGACTGGACTGCTGAAAGAGATGTTTTCGACTTGTCGATATTGGGGAAAGACTTTACATTGATTAATGCAAACTCAAGACAAGGCATGTCCTCAATTGAGAAAGAGTCTCCAGAATGATCAATGATGGTTAAGTCTAATAATGCCGGAGTATCGATAGCTAAACACTTACCGGTATCTACTACCTCATCCTCATCTGGCAGTGAGGAAATAATCTCATCACTAACATAGAATAAGCCTCCTAAAGAAGGAATTTTCACACtaaaatttgttatattatCATCCCTGTTTCGTCTGTTTCGTTTCACCACCAAAGTATAAAGAACTGGACAATGCGAAAAAAAACTATCAAGAGAAGCATCGTCTTTATAGACCACAAAGAGAAGTTCAAGAAACTCGAGGGATGGGAGTAAAGAAGACGATGGGAAATCCAAAAGAACTTTGTGAGAGAGAGTTAGTTCCTTAAGTGTTTCACATGTGTAAAGGCTTTTAGGCAATCTGGTTGGACCGTTGGACCATGAAAGCTTGAATTTTAACACAACCACTCGGCCATCAACAGCTTTTGCAATCCACTTTTCGACATCGGTATCACTAAAACATCCCGGACCAAGACCAAGTTTGATAAGCAAGGTTTTTAAAACAGGCGCTTTGTGGAGTTCCATTGACTTATCAAAAAAACACCAACTAGTCATCTtgctctcatcatcatcatcatcactatcaaCAACTTTATCATCGTCATCTTCATCATTATCAGAAAAGAAATCATATTCAAGTTTAGGCAGACTCGTCCAGATAAAGCACCATCTTTTAGACAAAATCATGGTGGAAATTGCATCTTTAATCGGGACATGCAAAAGTATTGTCACAAGCAGATCTTCTGGTAAAGCACTGATTCTGTCTTCACAAACTATCTCTTCAATTTTGGCATCAGCCATCTCCACGAGGCAAAACCCTAGCGAAAAGATTCGGCCTCAGAGAAACACAAGGAAATCGTTGTCACGTAATACAATACGTGGACTACAAAGCATTATATATGCAGGGCTGTATATATGTAATAGTAATAGGTATAAATCTATACTATCAAAGTAGAATCCCTATTAGGATTCTCCccttaatttttgaaattatttacaAGAGAATGCCATTGTTGACATTCCATTTTTTATATTCCTTTCATTTGGTTTAGATATTATAGATTCTGtcataatatttaattttaataccAATTTTTAATTTGAACCTAGCAAACCAAGATTTCCAAAACTGTGTTTTCCTTTAACGTCTAACAATACTAACAAATGATATTAATGTGTTATTCTCCTAATTATATTATTCTCTTATGTTAaatcaataatatatttaattcaaataataatttttggttaataatatattaagatattaaaatCGAACAAACTATAACTTTAGGCCATTTAAATCAATATGTTCTTTCGATATTTAACTCTGTGTAAACGAATACTTATAAtctcgagaaaaaaaaatgaaatacaaaaaaaattaggagAATATTGATGTTGTTATACTATAAGTCATTCtatatttcaaaaacatgaatcattctaatgaaaaaaaaatcaatttcgatccagaatgattttttttatcaaaacattatctaaacttaatatatgtataaaccatttttttttgtcaacaacaaaacattatactactttttttatattacaggttttttacattttaaaatatttaacccgcaatatctatattattaaagcagATGACTGTAGATGAATCTGCTCCTGAAATTTCAAGTAATTAAAAAATACCTATACATTTTTCTAGCATTTTTACGACCAATCAAATCATTATTTTGCCAATTACATTaaagattatttaataaattcaaTTCTTAgcctttttgaaaaaaaattttattgaaaatatttattaaatgaaacctcaaataaaatcaagttgaaaaacaaataattaaatcaccaaaattataa
This genomic window contains:
- the LOC108848621 gene encoding putative FBD-associated F-box protein At1g05080, which gives rise to MADAKIEEIVCEDRISALPEDLLVTILLHVPIKDAISTMILSKRWCFIWTSLPKLEYDFFSDNDEDDDDKVVDSDDDDDESKMTSWCFFDKSMELHKAPVLKTLLIKLGLGPGCFSDTDVEKWIAKAVDGRVVVLKFKLSWSNGPTRLPKSLYTCETLKELTLSHKVLLDFPSSSLLPSLEFLELLFVVYKDDASLDSFFSHCPVLYTLVVKRNRRNRDDNITNFSVKIPSLGGLFYVSDEIISSLPDEDEVVDTGKCLAIDTPALLDLTIIDHSGDSFSIEDMPCLEFALINVKSFPNIDKSKTSLSAVQSLVLYMPDQVVLPFSTVKFSRLMKLRICPHRSDWLEALVLLLKNAPKLTELLVDYAFTPEGIPLSWIQPSSIPGCLSSQLKSFEYIEYGGREEEKEFVMYILANSKRLKKAIISVKPDLEDKNLIIEELRDIPKVSTFVEMVIVLDDA